In the Spirochaetota bacterium genome, one interval contains:
- a CDS encoding SPASM domain-containing protein — translation MINKNNIINDVVLLDLNRMLFGDKFIKALHIKRTFRDFSSYLYLLKHFQLKSLYNFIFTKLYVPTGEGFHLGLHRKLIKYPDKIPIPRNIEMETTTVCNKKCIICEYIYWSKDAQVKRHLKLDEFKHIINQFPVIRWANLTGEGSSFLNKDYPLMVKYLWEKHKSSIWLVDHLDDISIEKLQKEVFPYIHGIYISMDAATKETYESIKIGCNYDNVINNLKSIIQYKKRNNTPFPHLSFRYIIINKNVHELPLFLDLINSIASQTEWGGSSTMVEFTGLLNFKEINKYYIEKIPQSIVDELMKRRDGIEFQFSHAEEPSNPPIEQCIAWLEPYIMMPGYVLPCCAVMMSNNRPHLRKYSFGNVLNDNFINIWENEYYLKFRSMVNDPDKPVPTLCVGCRAFRTKHRIAKNGIWDVHKDK, via the coding sequence ATGATTAATAAGAATAATATCATAAATGACGTAGTACTTTTAGATTTAAATCGTATGCTTTTTGGTGATAAATTCATTAAAGCTCTACATATAAAGCGTACGTTTAGAGATTTTAGCAGTTATTTGTATTTGTTGAAACATTTTCAGCTAAAGAGTTTATATAATTTTATTTTCACTAAGCTTTATGTGCCGACTGGTGAGGGCTTTCATCTAGGCCTTCATCGAAAATTAATTAAATATCCTGACAAGATCCCAATTCCTCGCAACATAGAAATGGAAACTACAACGGTATGTAATAAAAAATGTATAATATGCGAATATATCTATTGGTCAAAGGATGCTCAGGTGAAAAGGCATCTAAAGCTCGATGAATTTAAACATATTATTAATCAGTTCCCTGTCATTCGTTGGGCAAATCTAACCGGTGAGGGATCTTCATTTTTAAACAAAGATTATCCACTAATGGTAAAATATCTATGGGAAAAACATAAATCTTCTATATGGCTTGTTGATCATCTCGATGATATATCAATTGAAAAACTGCAAAAGGAGGTATTCCCATATATCCATGGAATATATATATCAATGGACGCTGCGACTAAGGAGACTTATGAATCAATTAAGATAGGCTGCAATTATGATAATGTAATAAATAATCTCAAAAGTATAATTCAATATAAAAAAAGGAACAACACCCCTTTCCCTCACCTTTCATTTCGTTATATAATTATTAATAAAAATGTTCATGAACTTCCCCTATTTTTAGATTTAATTAATTCTATCGCTTCGCAAACCGAGTGGGGTGGCTCTTCAACAATGGTGGAATTTACAGGATTACTCAACTTTAAAGAGATAAATAAGTATTATATCGAAAAGATACCTCAATCAATTGTTGATGAGTTAATGAAAAGGAGAGATGGTATTGAGTTTCAGTTTAGCCATGCTGAGGAGCCTAGCAATCCTCCTATTGAACAATGCATAGCCTGGCTTGAACCATATATTATGATGCCGGGGTACGTGCTTCCCTGCTGTGCAGTAATGATGTCAAACAATAGACCGCATTTACGAAAGTATTCTTTCGGCAATGTTTTAAATGACAATTTTATAAATATCTGGGAAAATGAATACTATTTGAAATTCAGAAGTATGGTAAATGATCCGGATAAACCAGTTCCAACACTCTGCGTTGGTTGCAGAGCATTTAGGACAAAGCATAGAATAGCGAAAAACGGCATATGGGATGTTCATAAGGATAAATAA
- a CDS encoding glycosyltransferase family 4 protein, with product MKVLIIYPKFYVYGGGEVLLVRLCNYLTRNGIKNSILTTHMIPEIESDLTETEVIIEKHKLRNETKVIQNEIKALKKGLRKHEGKYDIINPHNFPTEVAAMKSSKPVVWMCNEPELYLTISHDDFKKYSLKIKYYYNKLFLYEKVFLKKNIKHAVVSDEYNAQRFMNIYRFLPCVIHYGIDYDYFSKGEDVNWDKDFLNKFVVLHVGMFTPFKNQLESLRAIAQLKDTIPNILLILAGGGFDQKYKEQCEDYVKANKLDSHVLFKGHINREELRELYYHSDLMIHPIKSQGGWLSPFEMLSAGKPIIVSTEMTSSYIIERENIGIVTEDYIEAILKIYKDKKRYNLMAEQGKRFVRENLTWDNFCSKMVEIYSKSINEAKTSSKIF from the coding sequence ATGAAAGTTTTAATTATATATCCAAAATTCTACGTTTATGGTGGAGGTGAGGTGCTTTTAGTACGTCTTTGCAACTATCTTACTCGTAATGGAATAAAAAATTCTATTCTAACCACACACATGATACCTGAAATAGAGTCAGATTTAACCGAAACTGAAGTAATTATTGAAAAACATAAGCTGAGGAATGAAACTAAGGTTATCCAAAACGAGATAAAAGCTTTGAAAAAGGGGCTTAGAAAGCATGAAGGGAAGTATGATATAATTAATCCCCATAATTTCCCGACTGAAGTTGCGGCAATGAAAAGCTCTAAACCAGTTGTATGGATGTGTAATGAACCAGAATTATATCTGACAATTAGCCATGATGATTTTAAAAAGTATTCTTTGAAAATTAAATATTATTACAATAAATTATTTTTATATGAAAAAGTCTTCCTGAAAAAAAATATTAAGCATGCGGTTGTTTCAGATGAATACAACGCACAAAGATTTATGAATATATATAGATTTCTTCCTTGTGTAATTCATTATGGCATTGATTACGATTATTTCTCAAAAGGTGAAGATGTAAATTGGGATAAAGATTTTTTAAACAAATTTGTAGTATTGCATGTTGGGATGTTCACTCCTTTTAAAAATCAGCTTGAAAGCTTGCGAGCAATTGCTCAGTTAAAGGATACGATTCCAAATATTCTTCTTATACTTGCAGGAGGTGGATTTGATCAAAAATATAAAGAGCAATGTGAGGACTACGTAAAAGCGAATAAGCTTGATTCACATGTACTTTTTAAGGGTCATATAAACAGGGAGGAACTTCGAGAGCTTTATTATCACTCTGACCTTATGATACATCCAATAAAATCACAAGGCGGCTGGCTGAGTCCATTTGAAATGCTATCTGCAGGCAAGCCTATTATTGTATCAACCGAAATGACATCATCATATATAATTGAACGTGAAAATATTGGGATAGTGACAGAAGATTATATTGAGGCTATATTAAAGATATATAAAGATAAAAAAAGATACAATTTAATGGCAGAACAAGGCAAACGATTTGTCAGAGAGAACCTTACGTGGGATAATTTCTGCAGCAAAATGGTTGAGATATATTCTAAGTCTATTAATGAGGCGAAGACCTCTTCTAAGATTTTTTAA
- a CDS encoding beta-galactosidase, translated as MNNTKDVISTINGTKDVPKANDGIEIIQQWQYIGNVHPHLLEDKAFEYAKRSGITSVQSYVSWAEIEKVSGIFNFSAYDVLIDKLKKYGLKWVPFLILGPNYSIPEWFHESDLSIYATCLEHGEKSKIQSIWNPFLSDCVERFIGVFAEHYRDKDIIESILLGISGNWGEAIFPVTGGFRGGFHTHQGWWCGDNYAYESYQNYLKNKYGNIKALNHEYHTSYSTFSDISFPVIVYNIKDAPNYPMKVLRFIKYRYHKYKRLIFNQLHKRLPWMTNPLILSRPSRWKEYLEFVSWYQNEMTKWAEFWIKTARTHFPGSKIYLVTGGDGAPWTGAVFSEQTKMAKKYNTGIRITNQTDDYSESFILTRLVSSASRFYKTYFITEEAWINSPNGVIARIFDAASSGARGFYCKNIIGTGVDLCSQREFPVGLPTKGAVNLINNISHMSASQPIIDAAVLFPNTSIALGTSISDIYSSCSQLRNYIDIDLVDETMISDGALYKNKYLVIFQCPWLRDQHLREIIQWISDGGILIYPKYTSMTNIDDNKKSFKPILGKGNLSKVKQGCIIRFNGYNRQNYINFIIEVIANKNSDYPFIGSLFVDIESDNVYTTYFNDKIILYNSNDLSIKKNLTLFPSYIKSNSYIDIEPDTIVSIEVEK; from the coding sequence ATGAATAATACGAAAGATGTAATATCCACTATAAATGGGACAAAAGACGTTCCAAAAGCGAATGATGGCATAGAAATAATTCAGCAATGGCAATATATTGGCAACGTTCATCCACATTTGCTTGAAGATAAAGCTTTTGAATATGCAAAAAGATCAGGCATTACAAGTGTGCAATCCTATGTTTCCTGGGCGGAAATAGAAAAAGTTAGTGGGATATTTAATTTTTCCGCCTATGATGTGCTAATTGATAAGTTAAAAAAATATGGGTTAAAATGGGTTCCCTTTCTTATCCTGGGCCCGAATTATTCGATCCCAGAATGGTTTCACGAATCTGATTTATCTATATATGCAACATGTCTTGAGCATGGAGAGAAATCAAAAATACAGTCAATATGGAATCCATTTTTATCTGACTGTGTTGAACGATTCATAGGTGTTTTTGCAGAGCATTACAGGGATAAGGATATCATTGAAAGCATTCTTCTTGGTATAAGCGGTAACTGGGGGGAAGCAATCTTTCCTGTAACCGGTGGTTTCAGGGGCGGTTTTCATACTCATCAAGGATGGTGGTGTGGGGATAATTATGCCTATGAAAGCTATCAGAATTATCTAAAGAATAAGTATGGGAATATCAAAGCATTAAATCATGAATATCATACCAGTTATAGCACTTTCTCCGATATATCATTTCCGGTTATTGTATATAACATCAAAGATGCTCCCAATTACCCTATGAAAGTTCTCAGGTTTATTAAGTATAGATATCATAAATATAAAAGACTAATATTCAACCAATTGCATAAAAGATTGCCATGGATGACCAATCCTCTGATATTATCCCGCCCATCAAGATGGAAGGAATATCTTGAGTTCGTCTCATGGTACCAAAATGAAATGACTAAATGGGCTGAATTCTGGATTAAAACAGCGAGGACACATTTCCCAGGCTCCAAGATATATCTGGTCACTGGAGGTGATGGAGCGCCTTGGACTGGAGCAGTCTTTTCTGAGCAAACAAAAATGGCTAAAAAATATAATACTGGAATTCGTATAACAAACCAAACTGATGATTACAGCGAATCATTTATTTTGACACGACTTGTATCATCAGCCAGCCGGTTTTATAAAACTTACTTTATTACCGAAGAGGCTTGGATAAATAGTCCAAATGGAGTTATTGCAAGAATATTTGATGCTGCTAGTTCCGGTGCAAGGGGTTTTTATTGTAAAAACATTATAGGAACAGGCGTTGATCTCTGCAGTCAAAGGGAATTTCCTGTTGGCTTGCCTACCAAAGGAGCGGTCAACCTTATAAATAACATCAGTCATATGTCCGCTTCTCAACCAATTATCGATGCCGCAGTGCTGTTCCCCAATACTTCAATTGCACTTGGAACATCCATTTCTGATATCTATAGCTCATGTTCACAACTTCGTAATTATATTGATATCGATCTCGTAGACGAAACCATGATAAGTGATGGGGCATTATATAAAAATAAATATTTGGTGATATTTCAATGCCCTTGGTTGAGAGACCAACACTTGCGTGAAATTATTCAATGGATTTCTGATGGTGGAATTCTAATATATCCCAAGTATACTTCAATGACAAATATTGATGATAATAAAAAGTCTTTTAAACCAATCTTGGGTAAAGGAAATTTATCTAAGGTCAAACAGGGATGTATCATCAGGTTTAATGGATATAACCGACAGAATTACATCAATTTTATCATTGAGGTAATCGCAAATAAAAACTCGGACTATCCCTTCATCGGGAGTTTATTTGTAGATATTGAATCAGACAACGTTTACACCACTTATTTTAATGATAAAATAATTCTCTATAACTCAAATGATCTTTCAATAAAAAAAAATCTAACCTTATTCCCTTCCTATATAAAATCAAATTCTTATATTGATATTGAACCAGACACTATTGTATCAATAGAAGTGGAAAAATAA
- a CDS encoding polysaccharide biosynthesis C-terminal domain-containing protein: MFKIQLNELQKFVKNFFFKIFSSAFNAIINILIISHYSQVLSVDGFGKFNFLLIYTTYFLLLCSLGMDIVAIRSITTDKKSLNEIFGALVPLKILLSLSAVIIMLSPMIFVPKFNNFGWILVVFSATILVSPFSAQSVFEATKRLEFPSIVTIITQAINYFLALTFVKTSDDLINVGLIILSINAITALLHNLFFLKFYGKWKAHINTTLWKKFITSGIVVGFIQITIMMIHYFDVFMLEFMKDDIAVGLYSAAYRAMFMIIQFFAIFFNLMNPILFENYKNSLENYTKYFDAYIKFIIFSGYGVTVIFIILAVPFLDIFYNLENYHESILCFRILMISLFFITINAPLHSGLLSAHKEKTLLGIIIIQLCANIIGNFILIPPMGIIGSSIATVLTEIVGIVFYVYYFRKIYPVKILKHFIIAAITVIPMGIFLHYSSIFYVLRALIGIIIMIFFVLIIRGYTIKEVMNIKRMLFTFER; the protein is encoded by the coding sequence GTGTTCAAAATACAATTAAATGAGCTTCAAAAGTTTGTAAAAAATTTCTTCTTCAAAATATTCTCCTCAGCATTTAATGCAATAATCAATATTCTCATCATATCTCATTACTCTCAAGTCCTTTCAGTTGATGGATTTGGAAAGTTTAATTTCCTTTTAATCTATACTACTTATTTCCTGCTTCTCTGTTCACTTGGGATGGATATTGTTGCAATAAGATCGATAACCACGGATAAGAAAAGCCTGAATGAAATATTTGGTGCTCTTGTCCCGTTAAAAATACTCCTCAGTTTGTCCGCAGTTATAATAATGCTCTCGCCGATGATCTTTGTTCCTAAATTTAATAACTTTGGATGGATATTAGTAGTATTTTCCGCAACTATATTGGTTTCTCCCTTCTCGGCACAGTCTGTTTTTGAGGCTACAAAGCGATTAGAGTTTCCTTCAATAGTAACAATAATTACTCAGGCAATAAATTATTTTTTAGCACTCACGTTTGTGAAAACTTCTGATGATCTTATAAATGTTGGCCTCATTATCCTCTCAATTAATGCTATAACAGCTTTATTGCATAATCTCTTTTTTTTGAAATTTTATGGTAAATGGAAAGCTCATATTAATACAACTTTGTGGAAGAAATTCATTACAAGCGGAATTGTTGTCGGATTTATTCAGATAACAATAATGATGATACATTATTTTGATGTCTTTATGCTTGAATTTATGAAAGATGATATTGCCGTAGGTTTGTATAGTGCTGCCTATAGAGCGATGTTTATGATTATTCAGTTTTTTGCGATATTTTTTAATCTGATGAATCCTATCCTATTTGAAAATTACAAAAACAGCCTTGAAAATTATACAAAGTATTTTGATGCATATATTAAATTTATAATTTTCTCTGGATATGGGGTAACTGTTATCTTTATTATATTAGCTGTACCATTTTTAGATATTTTTTATAATCTGGAAAATTATCATGAAAGTATTTTATGTTTTAGAATACTCATGATTTCCTTATTCTTTATAACAATCAACGCCCCACTTCATAGCGGATTACTTTCAGCACATAAAGAAAAAACACTTCTTGGGATAATAATAATCCAATTGTGTGCAAATATTATTGGGAACTTTATACTTATTCCTCCCATGGGGATTATAGGTTCTTCTATTGCAACTGTCTTAACAGAGATAGTGGGGATAGTCTTTTATGTATATTATTTTCGAAAAATTTATCCTGTAAAAATTTTAAAACATTTTATTATTGCTGCTATAACTGTTATTCCTATGGGGATATTTTTGCATTATTCATCAATTTTTTATGTTTTAAGGGCTCTTATTGGAATAATAATTATGATATTTTTTGTTCTTATTATTCGTGGTTATACAATAAAAGAGGTAATGAACATTAAAAGAATGCTTTTTACATTTGAAAGATGA